The genomic region TGGAACTACTTTTAATATTGGAACTGAACTGTCAAATGCAAAAAAACTTGGAAGCAGCAGTACAATAGATGCACAATTTGGAGATTATCTTGGATTATCAACTCACAATTTCTTCTATTATGGAGTTTCCAATAAAATTGGAATTTTTGCTAATGCAAGTTATAAAGAATCCCCACTTTATTTATATGATGGTACCAAAAAAATAGCAGATTATACCAACAAAGCTTTAAGATTTGAAACTGGAGTCCTTACCCAGTATGATAATCAACTTCTAGCTTCTTATGGTATAGCTATAAATTACTCAAAACTTGAACAGGAAACTGGATTCAATTGGACAGAGCAGTTTGAATATTCTAAAAATTACAGTGAAGCCTTTTTTAAACTGTCTTTGGATAGGCTTGATGGAAGAAGACGTCCTACTTCTGGAGTAAAAGGTGAATTAAACTATGTATGGGGCGGAACATTTGGATCTTCTAAATCAAATTTTTATGGACCTCTTTATCAATTTGATGGCTATGTTCCAATAAATAAAAAATTTAACTTTTCTTATGGATTATATGGTGGGGTTATTTCTGGAGATAATATCCTACTTGATCAGTATATAAAACTTGGTGGTACTAAAAATAATATCCAAAATAAGGAATTCGCATTTTATGGTTACGAAGTGCATCAAAAACTTGTTGATCAGTTTCTTATAGGAAAACTGGGATTAGACTATGAAATATCTCCAAATCTCTATTTAGGTACTAATTGGAATATTGGTACCTACAGAGAAGCTAAAGAAAAAAGTGATGCTATGGATAAAAATAAAACTCTTCTTTGGGAAGATTATCACCAAGGTTTTGCTCTCTCTTTAACTTATGAAACTTTGTTTGGACCTATTGATTTTTCAATATCTAAAGATAATAAAAAAGGAGATGTTATCTCTCAATTCAGTATAGGATATATATTTTAATAAAAAAACATGGATTTGCTTGAAAAGCAAGTAAATCCATGTTTTAATTTATCTAACTATTTTATAAACATTGTCATTATATTTTTTATCCCTGCTCCTACATCTATTCCAAATATAGATTCAGCAATCATTTTTGAAAGTACCACTGTTGTTACTATGAGAAACATTGGTTTTATAAATTTTGTTCCCTTTGTTACTGCCATTTTAGCCCCAATTATTGCTCCAACTACCATTATAGCTGCCATAGAAAAAGAATAGATATATGCAACTTTTCCCATAGATACAAACATTATAACACTTGCTACATTACTGGACAGATTTAATATTTTTGCATTTCCACTGGCATTGGTAAAATCTATCTTAAATATTCTAATCATAGCAAATATAAGAAAAGATCCAGTTCCTGGTCCAAAAAAACCATCATAGAATCCCAAAGCAAAAGCCATGATTATTCCCCACTTAATATTTTCTCCATTTAATCCCTCAAATCTGTTTTCTTCTCCAAGATTTTTATTACGAAGTGTGTATATCAAAACCATAATAAGAAGAACTATAGCTATTGGATAGAGATATTTTGAATCTATCATTACTACTGTTTTTACTCCAAGTACTGCCCCAATAAATGAAAATGCTGCTAATTTTTTCATCAGCTCCCAGTTAATTTTTCCTGATTGAGCAAATTTAGCACTGCTGGCTATTGTAGAACAGCATGCTGCAACCTTATTTGTCCCAAGTGCCACATGAGCTGGAAGCCCAGATGCCAGAAAGGCTGGCAGACTTATAAGTCCTCCTCCACCTGCTATTGCATCAATGAAAGCTGCAAAAAAACAAGCTACTCCTAAAAAAATAAATCCTGATAAATCCATTCCTTCCATTAAACCAAACATTGCTTCACCCCAAATTTAATTTTCTATTTTACATTTAATATTATTACCATATTTTTCTTATTTCATAGCTTTCTACACTATCAATATAAAAATCTATATCTTGATTAAAGTTTCTGATAAAATCTTTTCTTTTCTCGATTTCATTCCATTGTGTGTTCACTTGCTGCCTTAAAGCCAACATTTTTATTTTCAATTCCTTGACTTCTTCAATATTTGGATTTTCTTGGGCGCTAAGTTTATCATATCTTTTTACAAGATATTTATAATTTTTAATATAAAAATCTCTATATTTACTGTCAGAACCCCAATCTCCATCAGGTTTCATCCAAGTATTCAAAGATATCCCTGCTCCTACTCTTCCTCCACTTCCCCAGCCTATCCCTATTCCAGGAGAAACTCCAACAGTAGTACATCCACCTAAAGCTGCCACTATTACCAAGCCAATAATATATTTTGTTGTTTTCATAGGTAACTCCTTGTTGTACTTTTCTTATATTATAAACATAAGCAGACTTTTATTCAATATATTTTTAGTAAAATATTAATAACGAAATTGTATACCATACACTTTTAAAATTTCCTTCAAAATAAAAGGATGATTCAATTATTTTATAAAATAATTGAATCATCCTTAGTTCTTAAATTTATATAAAAGATTTAAGAATTTCCACTTTGCCTGTTATTTTTAATTCTAATCCTGCTGGAATAAAATATGTATCTCCTTTTTCAACGTAATATTCCTTTCCTTCGCATATAATTTTGCCTTTACCATCTAATATAGAGTAAGCTTTAAAATTTTTATTTATTTCATCTTTAAATTCCCCATTAATAAGATATTTATCTATATTGAAATATTTTCCTCTTATTAGTTCCTCTTTTTCTGCTCCTGCTAAAAATATCCTTTTTCTGTTTTTATCAGTAGTTATTTCTACATCTCCCTCAAAATCTATTACATCAAGAGCCTTATCTATGTGAAGCTCTCTAAGTTTTCCATCTACTAATCTATCAAAATCATATATTCTGTAAGTAGTATCTGAATTCTGCTGTATTTCACATATCAGTATAGATCCCTCCATAGTTGCATGAACAACTCCTGGAGATAAGTTTATAAAGTCCCCTTTTTTTACTTTTACTGTATTGAAAAGTCCATCAAATTCCTTTGATTCTACTTTTTCTTTAAATATCTCTTTTGTAATTCCATCTTTGATTCCAAGTATAAGAGTAGCATTGTCACTTGCTTCCATAATATACCAGCTTTCGCTTTTCCCAAATTCACCCTCTACTCTTAAAGCATACTCATCACTTGGATGCACCTGAACTGAAAGTCTGTCATTAATGTCCAGATATTTTATAAGAAGAGGAAATTTACCTTTAAATTTTTCCATTATCTCTTCTCCTAATATATCTTTTCCATATTTTTCTATAAGCTCTATCAAAGATTTTCCTTGAAACTCTCCATTATCAACATATGAAAGTCCTCCCTTATGAGAACTTACTTCCCAAGATTCACCATATAAATCATTATCTGGAAGTTCCATATTTAAAACCTCTTTAAACTTTCTTCCACCCCATACTTTTTTTACAAGATTCTTTTTAAACTTTAATGGATACATTTGTATTCCTCCTGCCTTATATTTTTTCAATTATAAGTGTACAATTTATTTTAAATTTTTTCTATGTATATTTTTTTTCAAAAAAAATTGAAATTTTCTATCTTTATTATAAATTTACTATTTTATTTGCAATAGTTTCAGAAAATACCATATCATGTTCTACAAAAATTATAGTAGGCTGAAATTCTAAAATAAGTTCCTCTATCTGTATTCTTGAGAGAACATCTATAAAGTTTAATGGTTCATCCCATACATAGAGATGTGCTCTCTCACATAAACTTTTTGCTATAAGAACTTTCTTTTTCTGCCCGCCGCTGTATGAACTTAAATCTTTGTCAAACTGCTCCCTTGAAAAATCCATTTTTCTCAATATTGCTCTGAATAAACTCTCATCTATACCACTATTTTTAGCAAAATCTGAAAGTTTTCCTTTAAGAAAATTTGTTTCCTGTGAAACATAAGACATTTTTATTCTGCTTCCTTTAAAAAAATTCCCAGTATAAGTCACTTCTTCTCCCAGTATCAATTTTAATATAGTTGATTTTCCTGAACCATTTTTTCCTCTCAAAGCAATCCTGTCACCTTTTTCTATAGTAAAACTCACATCTTTACATACTTCTTTTTCTCCATAAAAAATAGAAACTTTATCTAAAGTTATCATTCTCTTTGAATGGTATTCTTCAGGTTTTATTTTTAAAGACTCTGAAAGTTCTATATTTTTAAGAAGTTTTGTCTTTTCTTCTAAGGCAGAATTTTGCCTTGCTTCAAGATTTTTTGATTTTTTCATCATTTTAGCAGCCTTAGTCCCTACAAATCCTTTATCTATCATTGCTGGGGCTCTTCCACCATAACTTTTCTTACTTTTCTTTTCTTCTTTTTTATCTGACCATTCTGAAGTTCGTTTAGCTGCCTGTTCCAATCTTTTAATATCCTTCTTTAACTTATAATTTCTGACAATTTCAAAATTATCCTGCATCTCCTTATTAACCTGCCATGATGAAAAATTCCCTTTTTGTATCTCTATATTTGTCTTATTTATTGATAAAATATGATCTATACAATTATCTAAAAACCTTCTGTCATGAGAAATCAGAATAAATCCTTTCTTAGATTTGAGGTATTCAGCAACTATTTCTCTTCCTTCTGCATCCAAATGATTTGTAGGTTCATCTATAAGGAGAAATCTATCCTCTCTCAAAAAGAGAACTGCAAGAAGTATTTTAGTCTGTTCACCATTAGATAGAGTATTAAATTCTCTATACAATACATCTTCTGAAACATCTAAAAGTGATATCTCTCTTTCAAGCTCCCACATCTGATAATCATGATTTAGATTATTTACTATATCTATTGTTTTTAAAGTTTTATCCTTTATTTCAAATGGAAAATATTCAAATATAACTCCACCTGAAATATTCCCTTTATATTCATATTTTCCTAATAAAAGATTTAAAAAAGTAGTTTTACCTCTTCCATTTCTTCCTGTAAATCCTAATTTCCAATCTGTATCTATTTGAAAAGACACATTTTCAAAAATGTTATCTATACTCCCATCATAAGCAAATGTTAAGTTAGATATATTTATAAGTGACATACACATCCCTCCTGTGAAATTAATAAAAGCCGCAAGAAAGTTAATTCTTGCAGCTCATATTATAAAATCACAGAAAAAAACTCTGATAAAAAAGATTTCTGCCTTTATATAATGAGAGAAAAAATGAATTACTTTCCTGCTAAGGCACATCAAAATCAACGGCGATACCGTTTGTCATTTTTTTGATACACCATTTAAAATATTAGCAAGAAATTTTCTTCATTCTTTCACCTCCATTTTTTCTATATTTCAACTTAATTATACATATTTTCCTTTAAAAAGTCAACATTCTCTCATCTTGACTGATTGATTTGCTGTTTTAATAGTTTCTTTCAAATAATTTTTCTATCTTTTCTTTAACTTTATTCATACTAAAAACATACATATAGTTTTTTAAAAATTCAAAATATTCTCATTAATATATTTCTTTTCACAAAAAAAGTGAAAACCATTTTACTTGAATATCTTATGAAAGAAAAGTATACTTAGAATATATTGAGGGAGGTTGAAGTTATATGGCCATGACTAGAGATATTTTAAATCTCATAAAAAACATAACTCAGAACAAAATCAACACATTGGAAGAAAATTCTAAAATTATGGATCTCAGTGAAAGAAGTCTCAGATATAAAATAGATGATTGCAATTATCATTTAAATATACTGAAACTTCCAGAATTAAATATCAAAAAAGGTATAATAACTTTTTCTTCTACACTGGATACAGTAGTAGAGAAAATAAATGAAAATATATATCTTTACAGCTTTTCACAAGATGAAAGAGAAAAAATAATTATTAACTTTTATCTTTTCAAAAATGAACCTACTACTATAGAAGATATAAGCATATTTCTAGGAGTTAGTTCTGTAACTTTAAAAAATGATATCAAACGTATAAAAAAATATTTAAAGACATTTATGTTAAGTCTTTCTAATGAAAATAATAAATGCCTCACTATTACAGGAGATGAGAGAAATATTCGAAAACTTTTATTGGATATTCTTTTAAAGAATTATGATATCACATTCAAAAATGATGAAATAATTATAACAAAAACATATTACCATGGATTTTTTATTCCTTGGAAAGAGATGGATAACTTTTTTGATAAAATTATTACTAATAAAGCATATAAACTTTTAAAAAATATACTCAAAGAAAATAATAAAAATATAAGTGATGAAGCTTTTAAGGTTTTATTTTTCTATATTCTTATACTGCTTAATAGATATCCAAACCATGAAATAATTACAATTAAAAATATGAACTTTCTTTCAAATACACCTGAATATCTGGCAGTAAAAAAATCTCTTACTGAATCTGAATTTTCAGAAGGAGAACTTTTAACACTGACTGAATATTTTCTTGGAAGCAACACTTTCAATTTTGATCATTCATTTTATGGAAACTGGGTGCAGATAGAAACTTTTATAATGCAGCTGATTAAAGAAGTAAGTAAATTTGGATATTCTGGTCTGGATAAAGATGAAACTCTTCTTGAAGGACTTATCAACCATATAAAGCCTGCTATTTACAGAGCTAAAACTGGAATACAGCTGAGCTCAGAAATATACAATGATTTCAAAGAAAGTTATCCTCTGATACTGACTCAGGTAGAGGAAGCGTGGAAAAAATGTGATTTTCAAGGTTTAAATATGTCAAATGAAGAAATTGCATATATAGCAATGCATTTTCAACTTGCTATTAAAAGAGTAAAAAAAAGAGTATTCAAAGATATTCTCATAGTTTGCGGTTCAGGGTACAGCACATCAAAATTTTTAGCAGAAAGTATTCAAGAAAAATTTTCAGTAAATATTGTGGATACTATTCCATATAATTTGCTGGATACTTATAAAAATGTTGAAAATATAGATTTAATTATAACTACTATTACTAATCTGGAAAGTACTCTTCTTCCAGTAGTAACAGTATCTCCAATATTAAGCAAAGAAGATATAAGGAGATTGGAATCACTTCATCTTTCGCAATCTAAAAATAAAATAAAATTATCCAAACTTTTAGAACTTGCAAAGAGAAATGGTATTATACACAATGAAGAAAATTTTATAAAAGATATGAAAAGACACTTCAAAAATGAGATATTAGATGATATTTCAAAATCAAGTTTCTTAAAATTTACTGACATGATCAGTATGTCTAGAATAGAAAAAAGAAAAAAAGCAAATAGCTGGGAAGATGCAATTAAAATGAGTGGAATAAAACTCATTGGGGAAAACATTGTATCAGAAAGTTATCTTGATGAAATAATAGATCTTATCAATAAATTTGGGAGCTATATGGTGATACAAGAAGGAATAATCCTTTCTCATGCCAGAGGAAATGAAAATGTATCTAAAACAGGAATAAGTATTCTTCTATTAGATGAACCTGTAGAATTTCCTGAAAATGAAAAAGTAAAACTTCTCATCACTCTTGCCAGTAAAGATAAGAGAGAACATCTCAACGGATTAATGGAATTTATTAATATATTGAGAGAAATAAATCTTCTGAATACCTTAGAAAATTGCCAAACTATTAGTGAAATTTACATAACATTTAAAAATTTATTTAATTAGGGGGAAACAAAATGGCATTAATAAATGCAAATCGTATTTTATTAAACAAAAGTATGAAAAACAAAAATGAAGCAATTAAGGAAATGGCAAAATTATTTGTTGAAGATGGAATTGTAGACAATTATGATGAATATCTTAAATCTTTGATGGATAGAGAAGCTATTGCTGAAACTGCTGTAGGTTATGAAGTGGGGCTTCCTCATGGAAAAAGTCCAGCTGTAAAATATCCTGCTGTAGCATTTGCTAGATTAAGCAACAATATTATGTGGAGTGAAGAGGAACAGGAAACTGCAAAATTTATATTTATGCTTGCTATTCCTTCAGCTGCTGCTGGAAATGAACATATTAATATTCTTGTAAATCTTTCTAAAAAAATACTGGATGATGATTTCAGAGAACTTTTATCTAAATCTAATGATGTAGAAGAAATAATGAATGCAATAAATAATTAATTTAAATAAAAATATGGGGAGGAAACAAACAATGAAAAAAACTTTACTTGAACTTAGAAAACATCTTTTATTTGGAACTAGCCACATGCTTCCATTTATCGTAGCAGGAGGGGTGCTTTTATCACTAGCTGTTATGATGGGTGGAAAGGGAGCTGTCCCTGATTCTGGACTACTAAAAAATATATCTGATATGGGTATTGCTGGCCTTACTATATTCCCTGCTGTTCTTGGTGGATATATTGCTTACTCAATAGCTGACAGACCTGGACTTGCTCCTGGTATGATTGGTTCTTGGATTGCTGTTCAACAATACAGTACTGGATTCCTAGGAGCTATCATAGTTGGATTCCTTGCTGGATTTATTGTAAACCAGCTGAAAAAAATTAAACTTCCAGCAAGTATGAAATCTGTATCTACAATTTTTATCTGTCCACTGTTTGGGACTTTAATAACTTGTGGTATAGTTATGTGGGTAATAGGAACTCCTATCGCATTGATGATGGCTGGATTAAATGGGTGGCTGACTGGAATGCAGGATGCTAGTAAAGCTGTTCTTGGAGCTATCCTTGGAGGAATGACTGCATTTGATATGGGAGGACCTATTAACAAAGTTGCTACTCTATTTGCCCAAACTCAAGTTGGAGAACATCCTTGGCTTATGGGAGGAGTTGGTATAGCTATCTGTACACCACCTATCGGAATGGGAGTTGCTACATTCCTAGCACCTAAAAAATATACACAGGATGAAAAAGAAGCTGGTAAAGCTGCTATCCTTATGGGAATGATTGGAATTTCTGAAGGAGCTATTCCATTTGCTGTATCAGATCCATTAAGAGTTCTTCCATCTATTGTTGTTGGTGGAATGGTTGGAAATATCATTGGATTTATTATGAATGTTATCAACCACGCTCCTTGGGGTGGATGGATTGTACTTCCAGTAGTTGAAGGAAAAATAGGTTACATTATTGGTACTATTGCAGGAGCTGCTGTCACAGCTATTATGGTAAATACTATGAAAAAACCTGTATCTGAATTAAAAGAAGCTATTGAAGCTGAAAAAGAAGAAGAGGAACTTGAATTAGAATTGGATTTTGATTAGAATATAAATAGGGTTATATGGGGTAAATTAAAATCATAGAAAATAAATAATTTGTAAATAATTTTTGATAAGGGGGAATTATAATGAAAATAGTTGCTGTTACAGCTTGTCCATCAGGGGTAGCTCATACATATATGGCTGCTGAAGCTCTTAAAAAAGCTGGAGAAAAATTAGGGGTGGAAATAAAAGTAGAAACTCAAGGTGGTATTGGTATTGAAAATGTTATTACAGAAACTGATTTAGCAAATACAGATTATGTAGTTTTAACTAAAGAAGTTGCTATTAAAAATGAAGAAAGATTTAAAGGAAAAAAAATAGTAAGAGTTAAAATAGCAGATGCTGTGAAAAAAGCTGAAGATATAGTAAAAAAACTTATTGAACACTATAACTCAAACAACTAATTTGCTTATACTCAACTGAAATATAAAAGTATCCTCAGAAGTTTTATAACTCCTGAGGATATTTTTTTATTAAATATTTTCTGCATTATTTAAATATTCTATTGGATTGAGATACAGCATCTTCCTCCACCCCTGTCTTGAATCATCTTTCAGCCATGGATATGGAATCAATGTCACTATTGAATAGTGAAGATGATGAGGTTTTCCTGCTGCATTTCCAGTATCTCCCACACTTCCTATCTTCTCTCCTCTTCTTACAAAAGAAAATCTTTTTGTATCTATGGTTTTTAAATGGGCATAGTAATGTAATCTCCATTTAGGTCCAAGGACTAATACGACATTTCCTCCTGATTTTAAATTTCCCTCATATATGACAAGTCCTATTGTAGAGCTTAGTACATTTGTTCCAGATTTAGCAAAAATATCTACTCCTTTATGAGTTATAGATTTTCCCCAAGGATAATACCAGAAACTTTTTTGATTATAATCTCTTTTAGTTCCATTCTCTACAGGCATAGAAAATTTTTGAGGTATAATCATTCCACATATCACTATCAGCAGTAAAAATATAAGTATTTTTGATTTTAGTTTCATTATTTTTCCCCTTTTTATTTATTTTTTTCTAAATCAATATCTAGCAATTTTATACAATACTCCTTTTTCAATTTATGATAATATTAAAATACTTAAAGAAAACCTAAATGAAGGAGGCTTTTAATGGATTTTATAAACTTATTTGAAAATTTCAACACTAATGGAAAACTTTTACTGCCAGAAAAAATAATCTCTTTCAAAGATATTCCATGGTCTAAACATCCTGTCTTTGAAGGAGTAGAGTTAAAACATTTACTCACATCAAAAGAAACAGTTGGAGAGTTCAGTTACCATTTAGTAAAAATAGCTCCAAATAAGAAAATTGGAACTCATATTCATGAAATACAACTAGAAACGCATGAAGTAATAGCGGGAAGTGGTATTTGTATAAATTCAGAAAAAAAATTTATATATAAGTCAGGAACTATATCTATTTTTCCAATGAAAATTCCTCATGAGATAATTGCAGATAAAGATGGGTTATATCTATTTGCAAAATTTATTCCAGCTCTTCTTTAAAAAAATGAATTTTATTAACAGAAAATTGATATTCTAAAGGAGTCATTTTTACTATTTTTTTAAAATTTTTTATAAAGTGGCTTTGATCATAAAAACCTGTAGCCAAAGCCACTTCAGATGTCAAAAAAGATTTTTCCAAAAGTTTCTGAGCTTTTCTTATACGATTTTGTATTTGAAATTGATGTGGAGTAAGCCCTATGCTCTTTTTAAATCTCCTTATAAAATTAAATTTACTTGAAAATGCAATTTCTGCCATTTTATCTATACTCAAAATACTTTCTGGGGATATCTCTAAATATTCTTTTATCTTTTCTAAATGTTTATCTCTTTTTTCATTAATATTCCTGTACTTTTCTAAAACTTTTAATCCCTTTAAAAGTAACTCAATCTCTTCCTTATCTATTTTTTTACTCTCTAATATATTTTCTAGTATAGGTTGTATTATCTTCTGAACTCCTGTAATCCCTTCTTCCCTTAATAAGTTTTTATTTATACATATACTTAAAAGAGAATATGGACTTAATGCTTCTATTTCATGAGAAATATATGGTGGTATTATGAATATTTGTTTTAATTTATAATTATAGGACTTCTCTGATATTTTAAGTTTTATTTCTCCTTTTAATATCATTCCAACAATAAAAACAGATACATGATTATGCAAAGGATACGAATATATAGAATTTTCACTGATAATTAATTTTATACCTGTATTCAAATAATGAAAAAAATATATTTTTCCTTTTTTTAACATCTCTTTCTCCTCATATTTTTACTATTATTATGTTTATTATACTAGATATCTTTTAAATTTATTACTGTTATTTATATTTTTACTTTAATATTCTTTCAAATGAAACATATTTTTATGATATAATTATCCTGAAACTGATTGATTATATGGGAGGAGATACTTATATGGAAAATATATCTAATGAGAGTATAAGTCAAAAATATAAAAAAGAAATAGATGAGAAAAATAAAATTATTTCACTTCATGAAAAGAATATCAAAAACTTAAAACTTGATATCAATGAAAAAAATAATTCTATATCAAAACTCAAAGAAGAAAATGAAGAGAAAGACAGGAAACTTAGTAAAAAAAGATTTCAACTTATAATTTGTTCTGTTATTATTATTTTTTTAATTTTTCTTTCTATATTTTTTAAATTATCAGAACCTAAATTAGAAGTTGTTGAAGATGTTGTTGAAGATGTTATTGAAAAAGTTAATTCACAAGAAAGTATTCCTGTTGCTCTTATAGATCAAGATGAGAATAGAGAAGATGAAGAAATGATAAAAACAGAAATTTCTATACCTAAAGAAATTATTCCTGTTATTCCAGCTCTTCCTACTACTGAAAAAGAGGAAAAACAACCAATAGAAACAGTAAAAAATGAAATTTCTATACCTAAAGAAATTATTCCTGTTACTCCAGTTCTTCCTACTACTAAAAAAGAAGAACCAAAACCAATAGAAACAATAAAAAATGAAAATATAAAAATAAATGAGGTTATCTCTTCTAAACCTAAAAAGCTTATATATTCTGAAGATGAGGTTTACACAAATCTTATTTGGAAAGGATATAGAGGAGAAAGGGCAATCTATGAATTCCAGAGAGATAATGATATGCCTCAAACTGGAAAAATTGATGAAAAACTTTTAAGAAAGCTTGGAATAAAACCCAGATTTAAATAGTTTAAATAATAAAACCTTCTAGATTAAATAATATTAATTTAGAAGGTTTTTGACTTTTTTATAAAGTATTTTATAATTTTTTATTTATTTCTTAAATCACTCTCTTTTGGAATATTTCCTTCTGCTGTTATAGCTGTAAATTTTTCAACTGCATTTTCTATTTCTTCATCATTTTCTAAGTTTAATGCTTCATCTAATAAAATTCTAAATACATTTTCAAGCTGATAATCATAATATTTATATTTATTTGTCCATTCTGCCAATCCTTTTAA from Fusobacterium sp. harbors:
- a CDS encoding TSUP family transporter — protein: MFGLMEGMDLSGFIFLGVACFFAAFIDAIAGGGGLISLPAFLASGLPAHVALGTNKVAACCSTIASSAKFAQSGKINWELMKKLAAFSFIGAVLGVKTVVMIDSKYLYPIAIVLLIMVLIYTLRNKNLGEENRFEGLNGENIKWGIIMAFALGFYDGFFGPGTGSFLIFAMIRIFKIDFTNASGNAKILNLSSNVASVIMFVSMGKVAYIYSFSMAAIMVVGAIIGAKMAVTKGTKFIKPMFLIVTTVVLSKMIAESIFGIDVGAGIKNIMTMFIK
- a CDS encoding type I phosphomannose isomerase catalytic subunit, coding for MYPLKFKKNLVKKVWGGRKFKEVLNMELPDNDLYGESWEVSSHKGGLSYVDNGEFQGKSLIELIEKYGKDILGEEIMEKFKGKFPLLIKYLDINDRLSVQVHPSDEYALRVEGEFGKSESWYIMEASDNATLILGIKDGITKEIFKEKVESKEFDGLFNTVKVKKGDFINLSPGVVHATMEGSILICEIQQNSDTTYRIYDFDRLVDGKLRELHIDKALDVIDFEGDVEITTDKNRKRIFLAGAEKEELIRGKYFNIDKYLINGEFKDEINKNFKAYSILDGKGKIICEGKEYYVEKGDTYFIPAGLELKITGKVEILKSFI
- the abc-f gene encoding ribosomal protection-like ABC-F family protein, which gives rise to MSLINISNLTFAYDGSIDNIFENVSFQIDTDWKLGFTGRNGRGKTTFLNLLLGKYEYKGNISGGVIFEYFPFEIKDKTLKTIDIVNNLNHDYQMWELEREISLLDVSEDVLYREFNTLSNGEQTKILLAVLFLREDRFLLIDEPTNHLDAEGREIVAEYLKSKKGFILISHDRRFLDNCIDHILSINKTNIEIQKGNFSSWQVNKEMQDNFEIVRNYKLKKDIKRLEQAAKRTSEWSDKKEEKKSKKSYGGRAPAMIDKGFVGTKAAKMMKKSKNLEARQNSALEEKTKLLKNIELSESLKIKPEEYHSKRMITLDKVSIFYGEKEVCKDVSFTIEKGDRIALRGKNGSGKSTILKLILGEEVTYTGNFFKGSRIKMSYVSQETNFLKGKLSDFAKNSGIDESLFRAILRKMDFSREQFDKDLSSYSGGQKKKVLIAKSLCERAHLYVWDEPLNFIDVLSRIQIEELILEFQPTIIFVEHDMVFSETIANKIVNL
- a CDS encoding BglG family transcription antiterminator, with the protein product MAMTRDILNLIKNITQNKINTLEENSKIMDLSERSLRYKIDDCNYHLNILKLPELNIKKGIITFSSTLDTVVEKINENIYLYSFSQDEREKIIINFYLFKNEPTTIEDISIFLGVSSVTLKNDIKRIKKYLKTFMLSLSNENNKCLTITGDERNIRKLLLDILLKNYDITFKNDEIIITKTYYHGFFIPWKEMDNFFDKIITNKAYKLLKNILKENNKNISDEAFKVLFFYILILLNRYPNHEIITIKNMNFLSNTPEYLAVKKSLTESEFSEGELLTLTEYFLGSNTFNFDHSFYGNWVQIETFIMQLIKEVSKFGYSGLDKDETLLEGLINHIKPAIYRAKTGIQLSSEIYNDFKESYPLILTQVEEAWKKCDFQGLNMSNEEIAYIAMHFQLAIKRVKKRVFKDILIVCGSGYSTSKFLAESIQEKFSVNIVDTIPYNLLDTYKNVENIDLIITTITNLESTLLPVVTVSPILSKEDIRRLESLHLSQSKNKIKLSKLLELAKRNGIIHNEENFIKDMKRHFKNEILDDISKSSFLKFTDMISMSRIEKRKKANSWEDAIKMSGIKLIGENIVSESYLDEIIDLINKFGSYMVIQEGIILSHARGNENVSKTGISILLLDEPVEFPENEKVKLLITLASKDKREHLNGLMEFINILREINLLNTLENCQTISEIYITFKNLFN
- a CDS encoding fructose PTS transporter subunit IIA — encoded protein: MALINANRILLNKSMKNKNEAIKEMAKLFVEDGIVDNYDEYLKSLMDREAIAETAVGYEVGLPHGKSPAVKYPAVAFARLSNNIMWSEEEQETAKFIFMLAIPSAAAGNEHINILVNLSKKILDDDFRELLSKSNDVEEIMNAINN
- a CDS encoding PTS fructose transporter subunit EIIC codes for the protein MKKTLLELRKHLLFGTSHMLPFIVAGGVLLSLAVMMGGKGAVPDSGLLKNISDMGIAGLTIFPAVLGGYIAYSIADRPGLAPGMIGSWIAVQQYSTGFLGAIIVGFLAGFIVNQLKKIKLPASMKSVSTIFICPLFGTLITCGIVMWVIGTPIALMMAGLNGWLTGMQDASKAVLGAILGGMTAFDMGGPINKVATLFAQTQVGEHPWLMGGVGIAICTPPIGMGVATFLAPKKYTQDEKEAGKAAILMGMIGISEGAIPFAVSDPLRVLPSIVVGGMVGNIIGFIMNVINHAPWGGWIVLPVVEGKIGYIIGTIAGAAVTAIMVNTMKKPVSELKEAIEAEKEEEELELELDFD
- a CDS encoding PTS fructose-like transporter subunit IIB, whose product is MKIVAVTACPSGVAHTYMAAEALKKAGEKLGVEIKVETQGGIGIENVITETDLANTDYVVLTKEVAIKNEERFKGKKIVRVKIADAVKKAEDIVKKLIEHYNSNN
- a CDS encoding M23 family metallopeptidase; amino-acid sequence: MKLKSKILIFLLLIVICGMIIPQKFSMPVENGTKRDYNQKSFWYYPWGKSITHKGVDIFAKSGTNVLSSTIGLVIYEGNLKSGGNVVLVLGPKWRLHYYAHLKTIDTKRFSFVRRGEKIGSVGDTGNAAGKPHHLHYSIVTLIPYPWLKDDSRQGWRKMLYLNPIEYLNNAENI
- a CDS encoding cupin domain-containing protein translates to MDFINLFENFNTNGKLLLPEKIISFKDIPWSKHPVFEGVELKHLLTSKETVGEFSYHLVKIAPNKKIGTHIHEIQLETHEVIAGSGICINSEKKFIYKSGTISIFPMKIPHEIIADKDGLYLFAKFIPALL